A window of Nitrosopumilus sp. b3 contains these coding sequences:
- a CDS encoding cobyrinate a,c-diamide synthase yields the protein MRIPRIVVAGATSGVGKTSITCSIIYGLQKKSFTVQPFKVGPDYIDPGYLSSISNRETYNLDAWLMGENQLLNSFLSNSKSNISVIEGVMGYYDGFSGNSNYASTHHVASLTKSPVILVLDASKTSRSIAATALGFLKFHKNSRISGIILNKIGSKKHELLCRSALEKTKIPIIGVIPKNPLLQIPSRHLGLISTLESKILKQQIQKTSKIILKNIDINQIIKITKNSSDLNKKSKLTHKKAKTTIAVALDTSFNFYYQDNLEALRREGAKIKFFSPVKDKKIPKCDGLYIGGGFPEVLGNSLEKNQIMKKSIKKLSEDSLPIYAECGGLMYLTKSILSENKKYKMIGLFDAETKMTKKMTLNYTKGKIISKNSISEKLHNFQGHEFHYSHLDSVSSDSKYAYSLEIGEGIKNHQDGLIQDNTLASYGHLYFDSSNYAEIFVKNCIKYSKR from the coding sequence TAGAATTGTTGTTGCAGGTGCTACAAGTGGGGTAGGAAAGACATCAATTACTTGCTCAATCATCTATGGTTTACAAAAAAAAAGTTTTACTGTTCAACCATTTAAGGTTGGACCTGATTATATCGATCCAGGTTATCTTTCAAGTATTTCTAACCGTGAAACATACAACTTGGATGCTTGGTTAATGGGTGAAAATCAACTTTTGAATAGCTTTCTTTCAAACTCAAAATCTAATATTTCCGTTATAGAAGGTGTCATGGGATATTATGATGGATTTAGCGGTAATTCAAACTATGCAAGCACTCATCATGTAGCATCTTTAACAAAATCCCCTGTCATATTGGTTTTAGATGCAAGCAAAACTTCCCGTTCCATTGCTGCTACTGCACTTGGATTTTTGAAATTTCATAAAAATTCTCGTATATCTGGGATTATTCTTAACAAAATAGGCAGTAAAAAACATGAACTTTTGTGTAGAAGTGCTCTAGAAAAAACTAAAATCCCAATAATTGGTGTAATTCCAAAAAATCCTTTATTGCAAATCCCATCTCGACATCTTGGATTAATTTCAACATTAGAGAGTAAAATTCTCAAACAACAAATTCAAAAAACATCTAAAATTATTTTAAAAAACATTGATATAAATCAAATAATAAAAATTACAAAAAATTCATCTGATCTAAATAAAAAATCTAAACTAACACACAAAAAAGCAAAAACTACTATCGCTGTTGCTCTTGACACTTCATTTAATTTCTACTATCAAGATAATTTAGAAGCATTACGTCGTGAAGGTGCAAAAATAAAATTCTTTAGTCCTGTTAAAGATAAAAAAATCCCAAAATGTGATGGTCTTTACATTGGTGGTGGTTTTCCTGAAGTTCTAGGTAATTCTCTTGAAAAAAACCAAATCATGAAAAAATCAATAAAAAAATTATCTGAAGACAGTCTTCCTATTTATGCTGAATGTGGTGGATTAATGTATTTGACAAAATCCATATTATCTGAAAATAAAAAATACAAAATGATTGGCCTATTTGATGCTGAAACCAAAATGACAAAGAAAATGACACTAAATTATACAAAAGGTAAGATTATTTCAAAAAATTCAATATCTGAAAAACTCCATAATTTTCAAGGACATGAATTTCACTACTCTCATTTAGATTCTGTTTCATCTGACTCAAAATATGCTTATTCTTTAGAAATAGGTGAAGGAATTAAAAATCATCAGGATGGATTAATTCAAGATAATACTTTAGCATCCTATGGTCATCTCTATTTTGATAGCTCAAATTATGCAGAAATTTTTGTTAAAAACTGTATAAAATATTCAAAGCGATGA
- a CDS encoding precorrin-8X methylmutase yields the protein MQTKKGQSIEDASMQMIEDEIGPHEFNEKEWPIVRRIIHSTADFDFADKNKLIFHKDAIQSGMNALKNGCSIVVDVNGVIGGMNKQNPKDFGNNIVCNISKPEIMELAKKEGKTRSQVSMREAISDIDGGVVAIGNAPTALLEVIQMVKEGIVKPALIIGIPVGFICAAESKAELAKLEEVPFITNMGRKGGSSSVSATINAIFKLIRAESSL from the coding sequence ATGCAAACTAAGAAAGGCCAATCAATTGAAGATGCAAGTATGCAAATGATTGAAGATGAGATAGGCCCTCATGAATTCAATGAAAAAGAATGGCCTATTGTGAGAAGAATTATTCATTCAACAGCTGATTTTGATTTTGCAGATAAAAATAAGTTGATTTTTCACAAAGATGCAATTCAAAGTGGAATGAATGCTTTAAAAAATGGCTGTAGTATAGTAGTTGATGTAAATGGAGTAATTGGAGGAATGAATAAACAAAATCCTAAAGATTTTGGAAATAACATAGTTTGCAATATTTCAAAACCAGAAATTATGGAATTAGCAAAAAAAGAAGGTAAAACTCGCTCACAAGTATCAATGAGAGAAGCAATATCAGATATTGATGGAGGAGTTGTTGCGATAGGAAATGCTCCTACAGCACTTTTAGAAGTAATTCAAATGGTCAAAGAAGGCATAGTAAAACCTGCTTTAATTATTGGAATTCCAGTAGGATTTATCTGTGCTGCTGAATCAAAAGCAGAACTAGCAAAGTTGGAAGAAGTTCCATTTATCACAAATATGGGTAGAAAAGGAGGAAGTTCGTCAGTATCTGCCACAATTAATGCTATTTTCAAACTTATTAGAGCGGAATCATCGCTTTGA
- a CDS encoding CbiX/SirB N-terminal domain-containing protein: MKKGLLLIDRGSREREASEELEVICKGIKAKGDYVFTDFCFLEVEPPYIEDRIPKCLKQDIDSLTIVPYFLYPGKKVKNAVTDVMKFQKDTKVKFLVTKQMSMHKTLVDVVENRISTTLQENEVILPNKEVDVMIIGHGSKDPNAQRSLDYIVNELTDSYRNVSRCWLEIEQPDIFEGIKKCEKDNPKVLIIVFYFLHEGAHVKTDINNDLIPALEKSTIKKAYITKHIGTDQKMIDLILERAKEVEDAN, translated from the coding sequence TTGAAAAAAGGGTTATTATTGATTGATAGAGGAAGTAGAGAAAGAGAAGCTTCTGAAGAATTAGAAGTAATTTGTAAAGGAATCAAGGCTAAAGGTGACTATGTTTTTACTGATTTTTGTTTTCTTGAGGTAGAGCCTCCATACATTGAAGATAGAATTCCTAAATGTCTAAAACAAGATATAGATTCCTTAACTATAGTTCCATACTTTTTGTATCCTGGTAAAAAAGTAAAAAATGCGGTAACTGATGTAATGAAATTTCAAAAAGACACCAAAGTAAAATTTCTAGTCACAAAACAAATGAGCATGCATAAAACTTTGGTAGATGTTGTTGAAAACAGAATATCTACAACTCTGCAAGAAAATGAAGTTATACTTCCAAATAAGGAAGTGGATGTAATGATAATTGGGCACGGTAGTAAAGATCCTAATGCACAGAGATCATTAGATTACATTGTAAATGAATTGACAGATTCCTACAGGAATGTTAGCAGGTGTTGGCTGGAAATAGAACAGCCTGATATTTTTGAAGGAATCAAAAAATGTGAAAAAGACAATCCCAAAGTGTTGATAATTGTTTTTTATTTTCTTCATGAAGGTGCACATGTTAAAACTGATATTAATAATGATTTGATTCCAGCACTTGAAAAATCTACAATAAAGAAGGCATACATTACAAAACATATAGGAACAGATCAAAAAATGATAGATTTGATATTAGAGAGAGCAAAAGAGGTTGAAGATGCAAACTAA
- a CDS encoding cobalamin biosynthesis protein, whose amino-acid sequence MEKTSVLAITKNGVKIGENLKELFPHWKIFAPSKLSNENNEIIWYSEPTSEKIVELFKRNNALICLFSLGAVIRLIAPHLKDKKTDPAVIVIDDKMNFVISVLSGHIGGANELTEEIAEKLGAISVITTAADVNKTISVDLVGKEFGWKIDDDSTVTKISAHMVNEESIGVLQDTGNKDWYKKLPKNVVIYENIEDLKKSNSKACLIISDKIIDDDIIKESVVYRPPSLVIGIGLHWDTTKETIREGIETCLEKFKLSSKSIAKLVSIKKPQDVQGLIDLGKEMGIPVEYVDRENLAEISAPNPSETVKAFEGTASVSEAAAIKVSGGELIVEKQKFPPNLTIAIARIMN is encoded by the coding sequence ATGGAAAAAACTTCGGTACTTGCTATTACTAAAAATGGAGTAAAAATTGGTGAAAATCTAAAGGAGTTATTTCCACACTGGAAAATTTTTGCACCATCAAAACTATCAAATGAGAATAATGAAATAATATGGTATTCTGAGCCTACATCTGAGAAAATTGTTGAACTTTTCAAGAGGAATAATGCATTAATTTGTCTTTTTTCATTAGGTGCAGTCATTAGATTAATTGCACCACATTTGAAAGATAAAAAAACGGATCCTGCTGTAATTGTAATTGATGATAAAATGAATTTTGTTATTAGTGTTTTATCTGGACATATTGGAGGTGCTAATGAACTTACAGAAGAAATTGCAGAAAAACTTGGGGCAATATCAGTAATTACCACTGCAGCAGATGTAAACAAAACAATATCTGTTGATTTGGTTGGAAAAGAATTTGGTTGGAAAATTGATGATGATTCTACTGTAACAAAAATTAGTGCACATATGGTAAATGAAGAGTCCATAGGTGTTCTTCAAGATACAGGGAATAAAGATTGGTATAAAAAATTACCAAAGAATGTTGTAATTTATGAAAATATTGAAGATTTAAAAAAATCAAATTCAAAAGCATGTTTGATAATTTCTGACAAAATAATAGATGATGATATAATAAAAGAATCTGTGGTTTATCGTCCTCCAAGTTTAGTAATCGGAATCGGATTACATTGGGATACTACAAAAGAAACTATTAGAGAAGGAATTGAAACTTGTTTGGAAAAATTCAAACTTAGTTCAAAATCTATTGCAAAATTAGTATCAATAAAAAAACCACAAGATGTACAAGGATTAATTGATCTTGGTAAAGAAATGGGAATTCCAGTAGAATATGTAGATAGAGAAAACTTGGCAGAGATTTCTGCACCAAACCCTTCTGAAACAGTAAAAGCATTTGAGGGAACTGCAAGTGTTTCTGAAGCTGCTGCAATCAAGGTTTCTGGAGGAGAATTAATTGTAGAAAAACAGAAATTCCCACCAAATTTGACAATAGCAATAGCGAGGATTATGAATTGA
- a CDS encoding cobalt-precorrin-5B (C(1))-methyltransferase — MKLTYVEEERVKLKTGYTTGSSATAAAKAALLAIINQKEIENVDILLPKRSFIQIPVHSCEYEMNNAKCSVIKNGGDDPDVTHGAEIIVELSITNKINEIEIDGGEGVGIVTKPGLGLEINKPAINPVPKKMITENLRETGKEILLKNGIRVVISVPKGKELGPKTDNPRLGIINGISILGTSGIVIPFSTASYAASIRQNLDVAIAMGNDTVVLTTGGRSEDFAKKIVDLPEHCFVQMGDFSGYTIQQCSKKNIKKAYVVGFIGKLAKMAAGVKQTHVKGSKVDMSFLSELAKRCNANENVIQKIKKANTARHVSEIILENKIEGFFDLICGETHKHMRKHSEGKVPIEVILFDFNGNILARKSEE; from the coding sequence ATGAAATTAACATATGTGGAAGAAGAAAGGGTAAAACTAAAGACAGGGTATACTACTGGAAGTTCAGCAACTGCAGCAGCTAAAGCAGCATTATTGGCAATAATAAATCAAAAGGAAATAGAAAATGTCGATATTCTATTACCAAAACGATCTTTCATTCAGATTCCTGTGCATTCCTGTGAATATGAAATGAATAATGCAAAATGCTCTGTGATTAAAAATGGTGGGGATGATCCGGATGTAACCCATGGGGCAGAGATAATTGTTGAATTATCAATAACTAACAAAATAAACGAAATTGAAATTGATGGTGGAGAAGGAGTAGGAATTGTAACCAAACCAGGATTAGGTTTAGAAATTAATAAACCTGCAATAAATCCTGTTCCGAAAAAAATGATTACAGAAAATTTAAGAGAAACTGGGAAAGAAATTCTTTTGAAAAATGGAATTAGAGTTGTAATTTCGGTTCCTAAAGGTAAAGAGTTAGGACCTAAAACAGATAATCCTAGATTAGGAATAATTAACGGAATTTCAATTTTAGGAACTAGTGGTATAGTAATTCCATTTTCAACTGCATCTTATGCAGCATCAATTAGGCAAAATCTAGATGTTGCAATTGCAATGGGGAATGATACTGTTGTACTTACAACTGGGGGTAGAAGTGAAGATTTTGCAAAAAAGATAGTAGATTTACCTGAGCATTGTTTTGTTCAGATGGGGGATTTTTCGGGATATACTATTCAGCAATGCAGTAAAAAAAATATCAAAAAAGCATATGTAGTTGGCTTTATCGGAAAACTTGCAAAAATGGCGGCAGGGGTAAAACAAACGCATGTGAAAGGATCAAAAGTCGATATGAGTTTTCTATCTGAATTAGCAAAAAGGTGTAACGCAAATGAAAATGTTATTCAAAAAATCAAAAAAGCTAATACAGCAAGACATGTCTCGGAGATAATTCTAGAAAATAAGATAGAAGGTTTTTTTGATTTAATTTGTGGTGAGACGCATAAACATATGAGAAAGCATTCAGAAGGAAAGGTTCCAATTGAAGTAATACTTTTTGATTTTAATGGGAATATTTTAGCTAGAAAATCTGAAGAGTAA
- a CDS encoding NAD-dependent epimerase/dehydratase family protein encodes MVNYQKIVVTGASGFIAKNLRKHLSANNIELISISRNDFKNFKCESKIISNYYNEKNLLKKIKNSDALIHLVGIGKQSVNTDYHIVNTGLTNHMVNLSKKAKIKKIVYLSGLGVSSNTSLGYFISKYNAEQQIINSGLNFTIFRPSYIIGKDDYFTKYLKKQVKKGEIKIPGSGKYSIQPIHINDVVKIIFKSFSEEKFKNKIIDLVGSETITFEKYVKLFSKGTNTNIKKINLENSYHDAITNPKSDFGIDDLNILIGNFQGNYTKLKKLTGMKFESVIKLLESGRLL; translated from the coding sequence ATGGTTAATTATCAGAAGATTGTTGTAACTGGAGCAAGTGGATTCATTGCAAAAAATCTTAGAAAACATCTATCTGCAAATAACATCGAATTAATCTCAATATCCAGAAATGATTTCAAAAATTTCAAATGTGAATCTAAAATTATCTCAAACTATTATAATGAAAAAAATTTACTTAAAAAAATTAAAAATTCAGATGCATTAATCCATCTTGTAGGAATAGGTAAACAATCTGTTAACACTGATTATCATATAGTGAATACTGGATTAACAAACCATATGGTTAACTTGAGTAAAAAAGCTAAGATTAAAAAAATTGTTTATTTGAGTGGATTAGGCGTTTCTTCAAATACCTCATTAGGTTATTTTATTTCCAAGTATAATGCTGAACAACAAATCATTAATTCTGGATTAAATTTCACCATCTTTAGACCATCATATATTATTGGAAAAGATGATTATTTTACAAAATATCTAAAAAAACAAGTTAAAAAAGGTGAAATCAAAATTCCAGGCTCTGGAAAGTATTCAATTCAACCAATTCATATCAATGATGTTGTAAAAATTATTTTCAAATCATTTTCTGAAGAAAAATTTAAGAATAAAATTATTGATCTTGTAGGTTCTGAGACTATTACTTTTGAAAAATATGTAAAATTATTTTCTAAAGGAACTAACACGAATATTAAAAAAATTAATTTGGAAAATTCATATCATGATGCAATTACTAATCCAAAATCCGATTTTGGAATTGATGATCTCAATATTCTAATTGGTAATTTCCAAGGTAATTATACCAAATTAAAAAAACTAACTGGTATGAAATTTGAATCTGTGATAAAACTATTAGAGTCCGGCAGATTGCTTTAA
- the metK gene encoding methionine adenosyltransferase, producing MTNSFLFTSESVTEGHPDKICDNISDAFLDEFLKQDPDSRVAVETMVTTDFVAVAGEVTSKANFDKKSQEELVRKTIRDIGYDNKDLMFDTETCEITLRLHSQSPDISQGVTATEEKEQGAGDQGLMFGYATNETAELMPMPILLSQKLAQKLSEVRKNHVLPWARPDGKTQVSVRYEDNKPVKIETVVVSTQHAPEISQEQITNEIIDKVIKPVLGNLWNDEIKIHINPTGKFVIGGPHGDAGLTGRKIIVDTYGGFGRHGGGAFSGKDPSKVDRSACYMCRYIAKNLVAAELADRCEVQLAYAIGVAEPVSLYVNTFGTNKIPENQIEDLVRKNFDMKPSGIISQLDLKRPIYKKTASYGHFGRNEPEFSWEKTDKAAVLKQSAGL from the coding sequence ATGACTAACAGCTTTCTATTCACATCTGAATCAGTAACAGAAGGACATCCTGATAAAATATGTGATAATATCTCAGATGCATTCTTAGATGAATTCCTCAAACAAGATCCAGATTCAAGAGTAGCTGTTGAAACAATGGTAACTACAGACTTTGTAGCAGTTGCAGGCGAGGTAACATCTAAAGCAAATTTTGATAAAAAATCTCAAGAAGAATTAGTTAGAAAAACAATTAGAGATATCGGATATGATAACAAAGATTTGATGTTTGATACAGAAACTTGTGAGATAACACTACGTTTGCATTCTCAAAGCCCAGATATCAGTCAGGGGGTTACAGCTACTGAAGAAAAAGAGCAGGGTGCGGGGGATCAAGGATTAATGTTTGGCTATGCAACAAATGAAACAGCAGAGCTTATGCCAATGCCAATTCTACTATCACAGAAACTTGCACAGAAATTATCTGAAGTTAGAAAAAATCATGTACTTCCTTGGGCAAGACCTGATGGGAAAACCCAAGTTTCTGTCAGATATGAAGACAACAAACCAGTAAAAATTGAAACTGTCGTAGTTTCAACACAACATGCACCAGAAATTTCTCAAGAACAAATAACAAATGAAATAATAGATAAAGTAATCAAGCCGGTTTTAGGAAATCTTTGGAATGATGAAATAAAAATTCACATCAATCCAACTGGTAAATTTGTAATTGGTGGTCCGCATGGTGATGCAGGTTTAACTGGAAGAAAAATTATTGTTGATACTTATGGAGGATTTGGAAGACATGGAGGTGGAGCTTTTTCAGGAAAGGATCCCTCCAAAGTTGATAGATCAGCATGTTACATGTGTAGATATATAGCCAAGAATCTTGTAGCAGCAGAACTAGCCGATAGGTGCGAGGTCCAATTAGCATATGCAATTGGGGTTGCAGAACCAGTGTCACTTTACGTAAATACATTTGGAACAAACAAAATTCCAGAAAATCAAATCGAAGACTTGGTTAGAAAGAATTTTGATATGAAGCCTTCAGGCATTATTTCTCAATTAGATTTGAAAAGACCAATTTATAAAAAAACTGCGTCATACGGTCATTTTGGAAGAAACGAGCCTGAATTTAGTTGGGAAAAAACAGACAAGGCTGCAGTATTAAAGCAATCTGCCGGACTCTAA
- a CDS encoding U6 snRNA-associated Sm-like protein LSm6 yields the protein MSQTNSAKRPLTTLQKSTKKKVTVRLKNEVEYKGKMDNVDSYMNLIMTDAEELHDGKTIANYGRVIVRGNNVLFIKLENEL from the coding sequence GTGTCCCAAACAAATAGTGCAAAAAGACCTCTAACAACTCTTCAAAAAAGTACAAAGAAGAAAGTTACAGTGAGACTAAAAAACGAAGTAGAGTATAAAGGAAAAATGGACAATGTTGATTCATACATGAATTTGATTATGACTGATGCTGAAGAGCTTCATGATGGTAAAACAATTGCAAATTATGGAAGAGTTATCGTAAGAGGCAATAACGTCTTATTTATCAAACTAGAAAATGAACTCTAG
- a CDS encoding ATPase domain-containing protein, whose protein sequence is MIPTGLQKLDEFLSGGIPDGVIVDIFGGNGTGKTQLLLQLCMNSIKSGGNVLYLDTTGGFRPERILEIQKHFGIEFDYLEKITVSRIRNTSEQIKSINNFGKNHFSLIVIDNITDLFSYEYKNDETIFEKNSLFMKYLNQLSKFAITNKIPIIITNMIRILEDKEVENMKSAIDPFTHIKIHLSKNSSKFQGQIYWAFDKQSFSYTINKMGLSHNSEDI, encoded by the coding sequence ATGATCCCTACTGGTTTACAAAAATTAGATGAATTCTTGTCTGGGGGAATTCCTGATGGCGTGATTGTTGATATTTTTGGTGGGAATGGAACTGGAAAAACTCAACTTCTTTTACAATTATGTATGAATTCAATTAAAAGTGGTGGAAATGTTTTGTATTTGGATACAACTGGTGGATTTAGACCTGAAAGAATTTTAGAAATTCAAAAACACTTTGGAATCGAATTTGATTATCTTGAAAAAATCACTGTATCTAGAATTAGAAATACTTCAGAACAAATTAAATCAATTAACAATTTTGGAAAAAATCATTTCTCATTAATAGTAATTGATAATATTACTGATTTATTTTCATATGAATACAAAAACGATGAAACCATATTTGAAAAAAATTCATTATTTATGAAATATTTGAATCAGTTGTCAAAATTTGCAATTACCAACAAAATTCCAATTATAATTACTAATATGATTAGAATCCTTGAAGATAAAGAAGTAGAAAATATGAAAAGTGCAATTGATCCTTTTACACATATCAAAATACATCTATCTAAAAACTCATCAAAATTTCAAGGCCAAATTTATTGGGCATTTGATAAACAATCTTTTTCTTACACAATCAATAAAATGGGTTTATCACATAATTCTGAAGATATTTAA
- a CDS encoding DEAD/DEAH box helicase, giving the protein MRDHKETQQTNQILESLFKKFGFSKLTEIQKKASPFILQKKDCLVIAPTGSGKTECSVIPIFSIMKKSKKQGKIKALYITPLRALNRDVFRRITKYAQQNELSIEIRHGDTTQKDRKKINENPPDILITTPETLVILLTQIKMLNALSDLEWIIIDEVHELLSSERGSQLSLSIERLEFNSKFPLTKIGLSATVGNFEEAGKFVVGTKRKCEIIRDTSVRKYDVEIKFVQGTISDVAEKIIDYVLELKLDSPVLLFTNTRGEAEFLASILKDKSSIPIELHHGSLSKEVREETESSLRDGRRGIVVCTSSLELGLDIGSIELVIHYGSPRQVSKFVQRIGRSRHNRDASAKGLIITNNPDDEFEAQAILDRIQEGSIEEQKIHDGSLDVLAHHLVGFAMQSGEISVEQAFDLVTKAYPFRNLQVKDLVDVLDLLDSNYLIFFDRTKMTFWKKGRSFKYYFENLSTIPDILKFKVFDSVGKKIIGSLDQRFVGDFGDSGNIFVLKGSQWRILNVDEKSFTVNVEPFRGGGITVPYWEGESIPIDYKTARKVGNFRSRVKHGSLILNNKLIEKLNFDIIPDEKNIIIESNRSQGSIVIHSCFGTKINSTISTLLSSFLSSLLGSVVDSRSDGYRIVLSSRSRISEKLFTEVIKDNYDLHSIISASLTGTHNVNWRTWCVAKKFGIVGRGAIYERKSARFLYERYSKTALVREALRELFHDKYDLKNSDSILKKIREDQIHIKWLEVDQFSKLAEPILDHTTKYYSSPANLDKGILDLVKARLQKTKHRLICARCGKWERLVETHEVKNILICPYCKGRQITATYHSDYDLPKIIRKKHEGKKLSADEKHKFDRAWKVSSLVENFGKTAIIVMSGYGVGADTAARILRNMVDEEHLLKQIYEAERQYVVTRGFWDS; this is encoded by the coding sequence ATGCGAGATCACAAAGAAACACAACAGACGAATCAGATTCTTGAATCTTTATTTAAAAAATTTGGATTTTCTAAACTAACTGAAATTCAGAAAAAAGCGTCACCATTTATTTTACAAAAAAAAGATTGTTTAGTAATAGCTCCAACGGGTTCAGGAAAAACAGAGTGTTCTGTGATTCCCATTTTTTCAATTATGAAAAAATCTAAAAAACAGGGAAAAATCAAAGCTCTCTACATAACTCCTCTACGTGCATTAAACCGTGATGTATTTAGAAGAATCACAAAATACGCCCAACAAAATGAATTATCAATTGAAATCAGACATGGAGATACAACTCAAAAAGATAGGAAAAAAATTAATGAAAATCCTCCAGATATTCTAATTACAACCCCTGAAACTCTAGTTATACTTTTGACACAAATTAAAATGCTTAATGCATTATCTGATTTAGAATGGATAATAATTGATGAAGTTCATGAATTACTCTCTAGTGAAAGAGGTTCTCAACTCTCATTAAGTATTGAAAGATTAGAATTCAATTCCAAATTTCCACTCACCAAAATAGGATTGTCTGCTACAGTAGGAAATTTTGAAGAGGCAGGAAAATTCGTTGTTGGGACTAAAAGAAAATGTGAGATAATCAGAGATACATCAGTAAGAAAATATGATGTAGAAATAAAATTTGTGCAAGGCACAATTTCTGATGTTGCTGAAAAAATAATCGATTATGTTTTAGAATTAAAATTAGATTCTCCTGTACTTCTATTTACTAATACGAGAGGAGAAGCAGAATTTCTAGCCTCAATTTTGAAAGATAAATCATCCATTCCTATTGAATTACATCATGGTTCCCTCTCAAAGGAAGTAAGGGAAGAAACTGAATCATCTTTACGTGATGGAAGACGAGGTATTGTTGTATGCACCTCATCATTGGAATTAGGCTTAGATATTGGCTCTATTGAATTAGTAATTCATTATGGTTCACCTAGACAAGTATCAAAATTTGTACAAAGAATAGGAAGAAGTAGACATAATCGTGATGCATCAGCTAAGGGGTTAATTATAACAAATAATCCTGATGATGAATTTGAAGCTCAAGCAATACTTGATCGTATTCAGGAGGGCTCAATTGAAGAACAAAAAATTCATGATGGTTCTTTAGATGTCTTGGCGCATCATTTGGTTGGATTTGCAATGCAAAGTGGTGAAATTTCAGTTGAGCAAGCTTTTGATTTGGTTACTAAAGCATACCCGTTTAGGAATTTACAAGTCAAAGATCTTGTAGATGTCCTAGATTTACTGGATTCTAATTACCTAATATTCTTTGATAGAACAAAAATGACTTTTTGGAAGAAAGGCCGTTCATTCAAATATTATTTTGAGAATCTTTCAACAATTCCAGATATTCTGAAATTCAAAGTTTTTGATAGTGTAGGTAAAAAAATTATTGGTTCACTAGATCAAAGATTTGTAGGCGATTTTGGGGATTCTGGAAATATTTTTGTACTAAAAGGTTCACAATGGCGAATATTAAATGTCGATGAAAAATCTTTCACTGTAAATGTTGAGCCATTTAGAGGAGGTGGAATTACTGTCCCTTATTGGGAGGGTGAAAGTATTCCCATTGACTATAAAACTGCAAGAAAAGTAGGAAACTTTCGTAGTAGAGTAAAGCATGGTTCACTAATTTTGAACAATAAACTAATTGAAAAATTAAATTTTGATATAATACCTGATGAAAAAAATATCATAATTGAATCAAATAGATCTCAAGGTTCAATTGTAATTCATTCGTGTTTTGGAACTAAAATTAATTCTACAATTTCCACATTACTTTCTTCATTTCTTTCATCACTACTAGGTTCAGTAGTTGATTCACGTTCTGATGGTTATAGAATTGTTTTATCTTCTAGATCACGTATTTCAGAAAAACTTTTCACTGAAGTCATTAAAGATAACTATGATCTACATTCAATTATTAGTGCTTCACTAACAGGAACCCATAATGTAAATTGGAGAACATGGTGTGTTGCTAAAAAATTTGGAATTGTTGGGCGTGGAGCTATTTACGAAAGAAAATCAGCTAGGTTTTTGTATGAACGATACTCCAAAACTGCACTTGTACGTGAAGCACTTCGTGAATTATTTCATGACAAATATGATCTTAAAAATTCTGATAGCATATTGAAAAAAATCCGTGAGGATCAAATCCATATAAAATGGTTGGAAGTAGATCAATTTTCAAAATTAGCAGAACCTATTTTAGATCATACGACAAAATATTACTCATCTCCTGCCAATCTTGATAAAGGAATTCTTGATCTTGTCAAAGCTCGACTTCAGAAAACAAAACATCGTCTAATTTGTGCTAGATGTGGCAAATGGGAACGATTAGTTGAAACTCACGAAGTTAAAAATATCTTAATCTGCCCTTATTGTAAGGGAAGACAAATTACTGCTACCTATCATTCTGATTATGATCTCCCAAAAATTATCAGAAAGAAACATGAAGGAAAAAAGCTATCAGCTGATGAAAAACACAAGTTTGATCGTGCCTGGAAAGTATCATCCTTGGTGGAGAATTTTGGTAAAACAGCCATCATTGTAATGTCTGGATATGGTGTTGGTGCTGACACTGCAGCACGAATTTTACGAAACATGGTTGATGAAGAACATCTATTAAAACAAATCTATGAGGCAGAAAGACAATATGTTGTAACCAGAGGATTTTGGGATTCTTAA